A segment of the Agrobacterium tumefaciens genome:
GAACAGAGCGTCGAAGACGTGCTCGGCACGACCTTCGAGGAAGTCGGCGGTTATGACGACATCGTTCTCGTCCGCGACATCCCCTTCTACTCGCACTGTGAACACCATGTCGTGCCGATCGTCGGCAAGGCGCATGTCGCCTATCTGCCGTCCGGTCGCGTGCTCGGTCTTTCCAAGATAGCCCGTCTGGTCGAGATCTTCGGTCGTCGCCTGCAGACGCAGGAAAACATGACCGCACAGATCGCCAATGCGCTGGAAGAAACGCTGAAGCCACGCGGTGTTGCGGTTATGATCGACGCGGAGCATATGTGCATGTCGATGCGCGGTGTGCAGAAGCAGGGTTCTTCGACCCTGACGACGAGCTTTACCGGCGCTTTCAAGACCGACCCTGCAGAGCAGGTACGTTTCATGACCATGGCGCGGAACCGCTGAACGCGACTTCCCGCCCCTTCCCCTGGGGTTCATCAGCATGTCCTTGACCTTTGCCTCCGCATCCGCGGACAAGGAAGTCCTTGAAAATTCCGGCGCCTTCTCGCCAAAATTCGACGCCAACGGCCTTGTCACCGCAGTGGTGACAGACGCACGCGACGGCGAATTGCTGATGGTCGCGCATATGAATGCCGAGGCTCTGGCACTGACGCTCGAAACAGGCATTGCGCATTATTACAGCCGCTCGCGCGACAAGATCTGGAAGAAGGGTGAGACCTCCGGCAATCTTCAGACCGTGAAGGAATTCCGCACCGATTGCGACCAGGACGCAGTGTGGCTGAAAGTGTCCGTCGCCGGCCATGACGCAACATGTCACACCGGCAGACGCTCCTGTTTCTACCGCACCGTCGAAATCGAAAACGGCCAGGCCGTCACGAAGATCACCGACGACACCCGTCACTTCGATCCGGCGGAAACCTATTCGAAGGCGTAAAGACGCGACCTTCCCCACGCCGCACCAATTTGCTACCAATAAGCTGGGAGACCGGGAGGATATCGGTTTCCCGGCGTCGCGTCTGACAGACCAACAGCTTTGGACGTAGCGCGTCGATTGAAGCAGTGGTGCGCGTTTTCTTACCCGCTTGAAGCAGGCAGTGCGTGCGCCCCGTAAACTGACAGGGAGTGCGGTTATGCTGGGATGGGGAAACAATCGCAACAATCCTGTCTTGCCTTCCGAAGACATCACCGGTGAGACATCCATCGTCAACGAGAACGTGGACACGCGACGCATTGCACTGGCGCTCGGTGGCGGCGCCGCACGCGGCTGGGCTCATATCGGCGTGCTGCGCGCCCTTGATGAAGCGGGCGTCAAGATCGGCATGATTGCCGGCACCTCCATAGGCGCCCTCGTCGGCGGTTGTTATCTGGCCGGAAAACTTGATGAACTGGAAGAATTCGCCCGCTCTCTGACGATGCGCCGCATTGCCGGACTGCTCGACCTGACGATTGGTGGCGGCGGCCTGTTTGGCGGCATGCGATTGACCAAGCGTATGCAGGAGCATCTGGAAGGCCATAGCATCGAAAGCCTCGCCCACCCTTTCATTGCCGTCGCAACGGAGCTTCGTACCGGTCATGAAGTCTGGATTCACCAGGGCGATCTCATCACCGCCTTGCGTGCATCCTACGCCCTGCCCGGCATTTTCGAGCCCGTCCAGTGCAATGGACGCACCCTGATCGATGGCGCGCTGGTCAATCCCGTTCCGGTATCTGTGTGCCGTGCCTACGAACAGGCGCTCGTGGTGGCCGTGAACCTCAATTACGACCTTTTCGGCCGTTCCGCCGTCGTCAAGCATACAGCCGGGCTGCCGGGGTCGCCGCCTTCAACCTCGGGACAATCGCGGCTTGGCCTGCCGGGCGTCATGGTGCAGGCGTTCAACATCATTCAGGACAGGATTTCGCGCTCGCGCCTGGCAGGCGATCCGCCCGACCTGATGCTTCATCCACGTATCAACGAAATTGGTCTTTCGGAATTCCATCGCGCCAGTGAAGCGATCGATCGCGGTTATGAAGAAACACGATCACGCATTCCAGAGCTTGAGCGCATGCAACAGGCGCTCAAGCGCTAACGATCAGACAGTTTGAGGCGCTGTTACAAGCGCCTCCTCCATGCCAGCGGACTAGCCGGCAATATAGGCCTTGATCTGTTCAGCCTCGGCTTCGATTTCGCCGATTCTGGCCTTCACCACGTCACCGATCGAAATGATCCCGGCAAGACGTCCATTTTCTTCAACCGGGATATGGCGGAACCGTCCGCCGGTCATGATTTCCATCAGCTCGTCCGTTGTGGACGTGTGACGACAGCGAATGACGTTGCGCGTCATCGCCAGCGATACGGATTGTTGAAGGGACGTTGCGCCCCGTCCTGCCACAGCCTTCACCAGATCACGTTCCGTGAAAATACCCAGAACGACACCTTCGGCGTCCGTGACGACGACAGCGCCGATACGGTTTGAATGCAGCGTTCCCGCCGCTTCGCCGATCGTCACGTCCGGTCCCACGGTTACGACATCCCGCCCTTTACGGTCGAGAAGATCCTTCACGAATGTTGGCATGCCTTCCTCCTTTCGCCTGTGACCGGCAACGCTCCGTATCCTCCACGAGCGTTATCCGATCATGCGAACATGGTGCGCTGAGGCACCGACGAAAGCAATATCCCGATGAAAAAGCGCGCCGATATTCCCGAAAAGGCGCGGGAAAAGGCCTAGAGCCGCACCGGTTGCCGATCGAAAAGCGCAAAAAACACAAAACCGAGGACAAAACCGAAAATATGGGCATCCCAGGCAACTTCACCAGCCATGTCACCGAACAGCGGCACGCCCACGGCAATGAGAATATTGCCGAGCAACCACATCAGGGTGAAGATCAGCACAGTCTTGTTCGTCAATGCGCCGAAGATGGTCTGCCGTGGCATCAGGTGACCGAAAGAGGCGCTGTAACCGCCACGCGGCGGGAACGCAAAGCGGCAAGCCGCCCCCATCAAAGCCGAAACCACACCGGACGCACCGATCAGTACCGTGACATCGCCCCAATGCAGGAAGGCATGACCGAAGGCCGCCACAGCCGCCGAAACGGCCCAGAGCAAAATGAAACGCCATGTCCCGATGCGACGCAGCACAGGCGCACCAAACGCCATCAGCCACAATCCGTTGAACAGAATATGCTCCACGCTGCCATGCAGGAATGAATAGGTAACCGGCGTCCAGAACCATTCCAGAGCCTGCTGCGAAAATGGCACGGCGTAACGCAGGGGAATGAAACCGAAGGTGAAGATGAACCAGCCGTACCCATCTTCAGACAGCAGATAGGTCGGCACGACGTAGGCGACCAGCAGCACCGCCAGAATCCCCACCAGCAAGGGCGGAAGATTGAAGACAGGAGGATTGCGATCATCGTCTTTCGGCCTTGGCGATACGGACTCCGGCGGCACCTCGCCGTCCTCATAAGACATGATCCCATCCTTGGCGTTGGGTAAGTTTCTGCTCTCCGACCAATATAGGAAGCAAAAGTGAAAAAAAAGCCGTTCCCCCGAGGCGGAACGGCTGCGGACACATCCTTCAGGGACGGTCATTCATCAATTGTGCTGATCGAGAGAGCTCTCCCGTCATCAGGTCAGTGGTTGCCATGCAAGCGCTGGCAAGGCAACGTCAACCATTTGTTAACCCTAACAAAATGCGTTGGCATGAAAATCGCATCACTCTCTTCAGGAGGCATCCTGAGGGACATGAATGTCCCAAAAGAGAACAAAAGGACGAATGCGATGAAGCACACGGCTGGCCTGGACATATACGCCTACTGGAACGAATTGCGCGGCGGACGATCCGCCCCGAAGCGCGAAGATATCGATCCGGTAAAGCTGAAACACCATCTGGGAGATCTCTTCATCCTCTCAGACGCCGGACAGGCGTGTCCACGCTTTCGCCTGGCGGGAACCCGTGTCTGCGCCCTGTTCGGCCGCGAACTTCGCGACAGCAGTTTCTCGGATCTCTGGCTTGCGGAAAACGCCGCCTTTGCCTGCCGGATCGCCCAGGGGGTCATGCAACACACGTTGCCCGTGCTGTTCACCGCCGAGGCCGAGGATGAGTATGCGCCATCGCCGCTGAATTTCGAAATGCTGCTGCTGCCGCTGCGATCGGATCACAGCGAAGCGCCAAG
Coding sequences within it:
- the folE gene encoding GTP cyclohydrolase I FolE, translating into MDAIVKNFPAAGAKLDAAGARPTQAEAEEAVRVLLRWAGDNPEREGLLDTPKRVAKAYKELFSGYEQSVEDVLGTTFEEVGGYDDIVLVRDIPFYSHCEHHVVPIVGKAHVAYLPSGRVLGLSKIARLVEIFGRRLQTQENMTAQIANALEETLKPRGVAVMIDAEHMCMSMRGVQKQGSSTLTTSFTGAFKTDPAEQVRFMTMARNR
- the hisI gene encoding phosphoribosyl-AMP cyclohydrolase, coding for MSLTFASASADKEVLENSGAFSPKFDANGLVTAVVTDARDGELLMVAHMNAEALALTLETGIAHYYSRSRDKIWKKGETSGNLQTVKEFRTDCDQDAVWLKVSVAGHDATCHTGRRSCFYRTVEIENGQAVTKITDDTRHFDPAETYSKA
- a CDS encoding patatin-like phospholipase family protein, whose product is MLGWGNNRNNPVLPSEDITGETSIVNENVDTRRIALALGGGAARGWAHIGVLRALDEAGVKIGMIAGTSIGALVGGCYLAGKLDELEEFARSLTMRRIAGLLDLTIGGGGLFGGMRLTKRMQEHLEGHSIESLAHPFIAVATELRTGHEVWIHQGDLITALRASYALPGIFEPVQCNGRTLIDGALVNPVPVSVCRAYEQALVVAVNLNYDLFGRSAVVKHTAGLPGSPPSTSGQSRLGLPGVMVQAFNIIQDRISRSRLAGDPPDLMLHPRINEIGLSEFHRASEAIDRGYEETRSRIPELERMQQALKR
- a CDS encoding CBS domain-containing protein; translated protein: MPTFVKDLLDRKGRDVVTVGPDVTIGEAAGTLHSNRIGAVVVTDAEGVVLGIFTERDLVKAVAGRGATSLQQSVSLAMTRNVIRCRHTSTTDELMEIMTGGRFRHIPVEENGRLAGIISIGDVVKARIGEIEAEAEQIKAYIAG
- a CDS encoding rhomboid family intramembrane serine protease, encoding MSYEDGEVPPESVSPRPKDDDRNPPVFNLPPLLVGILAVLLVAYVVPTYLLSEDGYGWFIFTFGFIPLRYAVPFSQQALEWFWTPVTYSFLHGSVEHILFNGLWLMAFGAPVLRRIGTWRFILLWAVSAAVAAFGHAFLHWGDVTVLIGASGVVSALMGAACRFAFPPRGGYSASFGHLMPRQTIFGALTNKTVLIFTLMWLLGNILIAVGVPLFGDMAGEVAWDAHIFGFVLGFVFFALFDRQPVRL
- a CDS encoding PAS domain-containing protein produces the protein MKHTAGLDIYAYWNELRGGRSAPKREDIDPVKLKHHLGDLFILSDAGQACPRFRLAGTRVCALFGRELRDSSFSDLWLAENAAFACRIAQGVMQHTLPVLFTAEAEDEYAPSPLNFEMLLLPLRSDHSEAPRLLGALLPEKPRPEFASPIDSMALISSNLLRIETFGSEPLDRYRHP